The bacterium genome contains the following window.
CTCAGCTGCATAACCACCTCCATTTGTGCGCAGCAAGCATCATTATACATAGTCTTATTGAAAACTAGCTCATGAATAAGAGATTGTCAACGATATAACGATTAATTGTTTAACTGTTGGGGGACATAATGTGCGCAAGACGTGATTGACATTTTGACAATTACGGGGAGTCAGTTTATACAAAGACACCTCAGTAATTCACCCAGATGCACTTCACCCTTTTCTGCTTCTCTCCCATCCCTCCTCGCCCACCAGGGCAATTCCAGTTTTTTGCAATAGACAATCAGCTAAGCAACTTACATGTCTCGGTCTTGATTCCGTATATTATCTAGCCCGAGTTATGCGCTTTTCGCATAATCAGGGTCTCCGAGAGCATTATTCACGATCTTCGTGAATAATGTGGGCTAGTAGAGTGAGTGCATCCACCTCCAGTAATGCAGAAATTCCACTAAATAAAGACTACGTTTCACGTCTGGTTTTTCATTGTTTGACCACGTAGGCGCCGATTGCGTATAATACTTTGGGTTTTAAGCGGCGCTAATGCTGCATTAAAGACACCGGAAAGGCACACTATACAGTGCGTAAAACACGATCCACCGCGTCGCGCAGGCGGACAACCAAACGATCCACCACCAGAAAAACGGCCAGGAGAAGAAGCAACCCCATAGTAGTATTCGAGGTATTCGGGTTTGCTTTGATAGCGCTCGGCATCGCCATGCTCATAGCCCTGTGCACACCAAATTCCAGTGGGATCTTCGGGCGATATATAACCGCCACTTTGCGTGTCACAGTCGGCATCGGCGCATATCTCATACCGTTTCTGCTTGCGCTTTTGGGAGCAATGCTCATAGCGGGTCCGCTTGATCTCATACCAAGAAATATAAGCATCGGCAGCATCATGGGATTCTTGGTGATCGTAGTTTGGTCATCACTTAATGCAGCCATAGCAAGGGACACTCAAGCGCTGGGCGGCGGATACCTGGGCGATGTTTTGGCCTTTGTGCTGCGTAAGTTCACGGGAGACTTAATCAGCTATATAGTGCTGGTCTTTGGTGCTTTGGCGGCGGCGATGTTCATTGTAGATATTCCACTCGCCAACCTGCTCGAAAAGCTGCAGAATGCATATTTGGACTATAAAGAAGCCGCAGCCGAGCGAGCAGCCGCCAAAAAGCCTGTAAAGGTAAACGGCAAGGATGCCGAGATTGTTACCGAGAGCCGGAAGAGAACACTTGCCGGTATTTTCGGCAAGGGCAGTGATGCTGCAGCTCCAGATGCAGCGGTTTCTGAACCTGAGCATGTTCCGGTCAAGATCAATGGCTCACTGTTCAATCAGGAACGTTCTACCAAAAATGGCAGTTCACACAAGCCCGCGCCTGCGCAAGTGCCTGATCAGGTCGAATATGGTGAGTTTCAACTGCCTCCGACCACTCTATTGGTAGAGCCGCCACCTCCTCCACCAAGGGTCGAAAGTGAGCTTAAAGCGAACATAGAGATTATTGAGCGTACACTCGAGGAGTTCAAGGTGCAGGCAAATGTTGTCGAGATCGCATGCGGGCCGACTGTCGCCCGATACGAAATTCGCCTTGCGCCTGGTATAAAAGTAAACAAGATTGTTGGTCTTGCTGATAACCTGGCTATGCAGCTTGCGGCAATCGACGTGCGTGTCGAGGCTCCTATTCCGGGCAAAGCCGCCATAGGCGTCGAGGTCCCGAACAAGAATAGGGGCATGGTCGTGCTCCGAGACATTGTCGAGAGCAAGGTATTCCGAGATGCTCCGGGCAAACTTACTTTTGCTCTGGGTAAAGATGTCGCAGGTCATGCGAGGGTAGCCGACCTGACCAGGATGCCGCATATGCTCATCGGCGGTGCGACCAATGCCGGCAAGAGTGTTGGCTTGAGCACAATGATTGCGAGCCTGCTCTTCAGAGCCACGCCTGACGAGCTGAAGTTTGTCCTTATAGACCCGAAGCGGGTTGAACTGAGTCTCTTTGACGGCATTCCTCACCTTGCCTGCCCGGTCGTAAAGGATGTGAAACAGGCAGCCGGAATATTCAGGGCAGTGGTGCAGGAGATGGAGCGGCGTTATGAGCTTTTCTCCCGAAACGGATCTCGCAATATCGAGTCATACAACGAGAAGATGAGTGCGGAAGAGCGCTTGCCGTTCATGATCGTAGTAGTCGATGAACTTGCCGATCTGATGATGCAGGCCGCGGCGGAGGTAGAGGGTTCGATCACACGAATCGCACAGCTCGCCCGCGCTACTGGTATCCACCTGGTGATCGCGACACAGCGCCCCTCGGTTGACGTCATTACGGGCATCATCAAGGCAAATATTTCGTCAAGGGTTGCATTTGCAGTATCGAGTCATCATGACAGCCGCACGATCCTGGATCAAAAGGGCGCAGAGAGACTGATCGGGCGCGGCGACATGCTGTTTTTGCCGATAGATGCATCCAAGCCGACCAGAATCCAGGGCTGTTTTGTCTCGGACAAGGAGATCAATACTCTCTGCAAGTTCCTCAAGGATCAGCGCAAACCGAATTACACGCTGCAGCCTGCCATGGGGCCGTCGGGCACAGGTGGCAGCGGAGGCGGTGAGGATGACTCGTTCAGCGATGAGTTCTTTGAGCCGTCCGTGAGGTTCATAGTCAACACGGGCTATTGCTCGACATCCATGCTCCAGCGCAAGTTCAAGATTGGTTATACGCGTGCGGCAAGGATAGTCGATGTGATGGAGCAGCAGGGTATAGTCGGCCCTCTCGATGGAGCCAAACCGCGCCAGGTGCTTATCACCAAGGCTGATCTCGAATCTATTCTTGGTGGACCGATAGGCATGCGCAGTGATGACATATCTGAAGGCGACGAGTATGACGAGGATGTGCCTTCTGCAGAGATAATTGAGCCGGACGAGGAAGAAGACTGAGGAAGTAATTGGCAAAAGTAAGCTTAGTAAGCCTTGGCTGCCCGAAGAATCTGGTAGATTCCGAAGGTGCGCTTGGAGAGATAGCCCAGGCAGGGCATGAGATAATAATAGATCAGGGTCGCGCGGATGTAATATTGGTCAACACCTGCGGCTTTATCGAAAGTGCTCGCGAGGAGTCTGTTGAGGCTATCCTCGAAGCGCTGGAGTATAAAGACTCAGGCACATGCAAAGCGGTAATAGTAATAGGATGTCTTTCGCAGAGATATGCTTCGGAGCTTGCCGCCCAGATGCCTGAAGTCGATGCGTTTCTTGGGGTCGGCCATGCGGGAAAGATTGCCCAGGCAATAGAGAGTGTGCTTGCCGGTAAGAAACTAGTCGATGAGTCCAAGCCGCCGAGCCAGTGGTGTGAGCACACACCGAGGGTGCAGTCGACTCCGCTGTGGACGGCCTATCTCAAGGTCTCGGACGGCTGCGACAACCGCTGCGCTTACTGCGCGATCCCGGATATCCGGGGTAGTTTTCGCAGCAGGCCGAAGCAGTATATAATAGAAGAAGCGAACAGACTTGCCGATAGCGGTGTAAAGGAAGTTGTGCTCGTCGGTCAGGATTTAACGCAGTATGGCGCCGATATTGGCAAACCAAATTCTTTGCCCGGCTTGCTTGAGAAGCTGAATGACGTGGACGGTCTGCACTGGGTGCGCCTGTTATATTGCTATCCGAGTAAGGTGACGCCTGAGCTGATCGAGACGATTGCATCGTGCGAGAAGGTAGTCAAATATATGGACATGCCTCTCCAGCACGGTGATGATGGAATTCTAAGGGCGATGAACCGCAGGGGCAGCGTCGGGCAGTATTTGCAGGTGATTGATAAATTACGGGAAAGGATTCCCGAGATGGCTCTGCGCAGCACGTTCATAGCCGGTTTTCCCGGCGAGACAGACGAGGCCTTCGAGAGCCTGGTGGAGTTCGTCAAGAGGATTAGGTTCGACAGGGTGGGGGTCTTCGCATATTCGCGTGAAGAGGGCACTCCCGCCTATTCGATGAAGCCGAGGGTCAGCCGAAAAACGGCAGCAGCCCGGGTCAAGCAGTTGATGGAACTGCAGCAGGACATATCGTTTGAGAAGAACCATGCGTTAATCGGCAAGAAGCTGGAAGTTTTGGTCGAGGGGGTGACGGATGAGGGTGCCTTCGGGCGCAGCTACCGTGATGCGCCTGAGATCGACGGCTTGGTGTATATTCGCGGCGGTTCAGCACAGCCGGGCGAGTTTGTAGACGTTGAGATAACCGAAGCAAGTGAATACGACCTTGTAGGGTCGATGAAGTTGTGACATACATAATACGGAGGAAATGATAGTGAACGAATCAGCAACCACGCTGAATAAAGCGGATATTGCGCGTGAGAACGCCAGGCGTTTTCTTGCGGACAAGGCATACGCCAGTCTGCTCGGCAAGAGCCAGGCGTCCAAGCTCAGGCAGGTTATGAAAGGGGTCGAGGTCGAAGGCGTGACCATGCG
Protein-coding sequences here:
- a CDS encoding DNA translocase FtsK, translating into MRKTRSTASRRRTTKRSTTRKTARRRSNPIVVFEVFGFALIALGIAMLIALCTPNSSGIFGRYITATLRVTVGIGAYLIPFLLALLGAMLIAGPLDLIPRNISIGSIMGFLVIVVWSSLNAAIARDTQALGGGYLGDVLAFVLRKFTGDLISYIVLVFGALAAAMFIVDIPLANLLEKLQNAYLDYKEAAAERAAAKKPVKVNGKDAEIVTESRKRTLAGIFGKGSDAAAPDAAVSEPEHVPVKINGSLFNQERSTKNGSSHKPAPAQVPDQVEYGEFQLPPTTLLVEPPPPPPRVESELKANIEIIERTLEEFKVQANVVEIACGPTVARYEIRLAPGIKVNKIVGLADNLAMQLAAIDVRVEAPIPGKAAIGVEVPNKNRGMVVLRDIVESKVFRDAPGKLTFALGKDVAGHARVADLTRMPHMLIGGATNAGKSVGLSTMIASLLFRATPDELKFVLIDPKRVELSLFDGIPHLACPVVKDVKQAAGIFRAVVQEMERRYELFSRNGSRNIESYNEKMSAEERLPFMIVVVDELADLMMQAAAEVEGSITRIAQLARATGIHLVIATQRPSVDVITGIIKANISSRVAFAVSSHHDSRTILDQKGAERLIGRGDMLFLPIDASKPTRIQGCFVSDKEINTLCKFLKDQRKPNYTLQPAMGPSGTGGSGGGEDDSFSDEFFEPSVRFIVNTGYCSTSMLQRKFKIGYTRAARIVDVMEQQGIVGPLDGAKPRQVLITKADLESILGGPIGMRSDDISEGDEYDEDVPSAEIIEPDEEED
- the rimO gene encoding 30S ribosomal protein S12 methylthiotransferase RimO, with amino-acid sequence MAKVSLVSLGCPKNLVDSEGALGEIAQAGHEIIIDQGRADVILVNTCGFIESAREESVEAILEALEYKDSGTCKAVIVIGCLSQRYASELAAQMPEVDAFLGVGHAGKIAQAIESVLAGKKLVDESKPPSQWCEHTPRVQSTPLWTAYLKVSDGCDNRCAYCAIPDIRGSFRSRPKQYIIEEANRLADSGVKEVVLVGQDLTQYGADIGKPNSLPGLLEKLNDVDGLHWVRLLYCYPSKVTPELIETIASCEKVVKYMDMPLQHGDDGILRAMNRRGSVGQYLQVIDKLRERIPEMALRSTFIAGFPGETDEAFESLVEFVKRIRFDRVGVFAYSREEGTPAYSMKPRVSRKTAAARVKQLMELQQDISFEKNHALIGKKLEVLVEGVTDEGAFGRSYRDAPEIDGLVYIRGGSAQPGEFVDVEITEASEYDLVGSMKL